A stretch of DNA from Spirosoma endbachense:
CCTTGGATGCTGCTGGCGTTGCGATCGGTAAGAAGGGCGTGATGGTGAACGAATACCTTCAAAGCGCATCGAATCCGGCAGTATATGCCTGTGGTGACGTGGCCGACAAAGGATTGCCACTTACGCCATTGGCGTCGTATGAAGGTAGTATTGTAGCACACAATATCCTGAATGGCAATCAGCGTACCTACACAAACGATCCGGTGCCAACAACCGTATTTACCGGGCCACCACTAGCCTCTATCGGTCTGACCGAAGAACAGGCCAGACAGCAAGGGCTTCCGGTAAAGGTCATGTTTCAGGAAACCGCCGATTGGTACGTAAGCCGCCGAATCAATGAGCCGATTACGGGCTTTAAAACGTTGGTTGATGCCGAAACGGATCAGATCGTAGGAGCACATTTGCTGGGTTCTGGCAGTGAAGACGTAATTAACCTGTTTGCGATGGCCATGAAGCACAAGATTCCGGCTAAGGCACTAGGTGCTATGCTATTCGCTTACCCGACTCATGCGTCAGATATAAATTCCATGCTGCCCTGATTAAGAGCCAATTATGACTGGAGTAATCGATACAGCATTTCAATGCCAATGCCCGCTGTAAATAAGCGCTCTTTCCGATTCTGAAGCAATTGCTGAGTCCAGTCAACGAAACCGCCATCGCCGATGTCAATTGATTGTCCATTGTGTTCAATCACAATTTTACATTGCAGCCCCTTGTAGTAATTATTGTCGCCAACAACATTCTCTGGAATCTCGATACGAACGTCGGCCTGTTGTTCCCTTACATAGTCGACCAGTTTAGTCACGAAGGCAACCGGGTCGGCGTAACCTTTGCGTGGATAGCACCGAAACGTCAGCTTGTCGATGTGTAACGTATCGCGAAAAAGCGCCGTCATCATGGCTACATGCTCGGCTAATGCTTCTTTTTCGAATCGATGGCTACCTGAATCGCGGCCAGCCAAAACGAAACAGGCAATTTTAAAATGCGATCGCATTCCAGGTATATCGGGCAATGTAGGGGTCCGAAGGTGACGATGAATTGTACTGAATCGCAGCTTTTCCGGAGCCAAATGAGCTGACTTTCGCTTTGTCAGCCGGGCATCTGCAACGTGCAGTGCGAGTGCGTTGGTCGCGTCGGCAACGACCTCCGTTTGCCGGGTAGCCGACAGCACTTTTTTCTGACCAGTAGTAGAAATGACGGAGCAGCTTCCTAACGGAGCTACCGGGGATAACTCCACTGGTGAGAAGTCAAATTGATTAAAAACGGTAAATATCTGGCTTTCCAGGGCGTGTAGGCCAACGACATCGATATCGGCAGGTTTAACAAACCGATTGCTCTGGTAGGCCCGCAACAGCTCAGCGGGTGATAGCTGTTGAGCTTTGCGGTCAAATACATCCAACAGCAAGGAGGTCAGTTCTGAACTGGTGAGCTCGTTTGCCAGGACGTCGATCAGGTCAGGCCGACCAATTCGTTCTGCTATTTTTTGAGCAATCATACGTCCGCTGGATTTACAGAATCGGGGAGTGGCTTATTGGACAGCCGGGTTTATCCCACGAATCCAACTTTTAGATGCGTACCATCGCAATACGGTTTGTTACTACTGGCACCGCACCGACAAAAGGCTGTAACCTTGTTCTTTTGCGTTTCGTGACCGTCTGCGTCTTTCACTCGAAGATTACCGTATACCAGCAACGGGCCATTGGGCAACGGTTCCACCAGGCTTTCGGCCAGTATAGCTTCTGGCTCGATTGCCTCTTCATTGCGGAAATAACTCAATGCTTTTGATGGACAGCGGTCAACCTGCTCAATAATGCGCTGGGTACCAGCTCCCTCTATGTTGACCCAGGGTCGTGCACGAGGATTGAATACCTCGGCTAGTTGTGTCCAGCAGAGTTTTGAATGAATGCAGACCGCAGGTTTCCAGACAACGGTAATCTCGCCGTTGCTATTGGTTTTTGTAATTTCCGGGCTCTCGCTCATAGTCGTTATGAATTAGGCTCTTCAGTCAGTAACTCAACGCTGGTAGATGGGGGATGGTTTGGGCTTAAATCGTCGACGAGCGTTGTCTCAAAGTCAATAGGATCTCCCAGTGCCCGATGAATAGGGCATCGATCCGCTAATTCAAGTAACCGGACGCGCTGTTCCTGACTCAGGTCACCGTTTAAATTCAGCTTCATCGAAAATAAAGACCGCTTTCCTACCGGGTCATACGTGTAACTGACGTGAGCAACAATCGAATCGACGGGCCAGCCTTTACGGTCAGCGTACATGCGCAGGGTTATGACCGTGCAGGATGCCAGCGATCCTGCCAGTAATTCTCCCGGCCTCATACCCCGATCCTGACCACCCGCTTCGTGGGGTTCGTCGACAACAATAACTTGCGAACTGGTCGAGAGATGAGTCTCATAAGGTGACCGTTCGATTCGGGCAGTGATGGTGGCCATGTTACGGGTTGTGGTTTACGGTTACTGGTTTACAGGATTCGGTTTACAGTTATTGGGCTTGGCGCTTTCTGTGTGTAAACCGAATCCTTTCCCTTATTCTTTTCCCCATTCGGCTGGGTTTTCGCGCCAGGTGGTAAGTGAAGCCAGTGCTTCGGCCGGAATGTAGTCGAGTGCCTGTGCTTCGGATAACAAACTAGTATAATCGCTCAGACAGACTAACGGGACATTTTTATTGGCAAAATTCTGGGCGGCCAACGGGAAACCATAGGTGAAAATGGCAGCCATCCCCAACACATCAGCCCCGGCTGCACGGAGTGCATCGACCACTTTAAGCGAACTGCCGCCTGTTGAAATCAGATCTTCGATCACCACCACACGCTGTCCGGCTTCTAATCGCCCTTCAATCTGTTTGCCCATACCATGTGCTTTAGGCTCGGGCCGGACGTAACAATAGGGAAGGTTTAAGGCGTCGGCAACGAGAACGCCTTGTGGAATGCCCGCCGTAGCAACGCCTGCAATCACGTCTACCGTTGGAAACTCCTGCCGGATGCGATCGGCCAGGGCATTTTTAATGAATGTACGGACTTCCGGATAAGCCAATGTAACGCGGTTGTCGCAATAGATGGGTGATTTCCAGCCCGAACTCCAGGTAAAAGGTGAGTTAGGTTGTAAACGGACAGCCTGCACAGCGAGTAAGTGGCGGGCAACGGTTTGTTGGATTGATAATGAGTTCACGAGTAACAAAAAAAGTAGCAGGTTCAAAAGTAGGAAAATGAACGCATACCTCTTCCTTTGTTTTCCTGAGCCAGTCGAAAATTTTCCTGAAATAGACCTTATCCAGAGCGGGCGGTAACTGAACTTTATAACCGTATACTCTTATCCCGAAAGGTTCGCCATCATTCGCAAACTGCCGGAGGAAAACGAATGAAACCCTGAACGGACAACAATTCTGGGGCCATCAGCAAGAAGCCCGTTTTATAGAAGTTTACGCACCCTATTTGGTGTCTTTTTTCTGATCGTAGACTTCCCAGGAGCAGGTTTCCAGAAACATTCGGCCGTCAAGTAACTTCGTCGTTGATCCGTCGGAAATTAAAAG
This window harbors:
- a CDS encoding OsmC family protein, with the translated sequence MATITARIERSPYETHLSTSSQVIVVDEPHEAGGQDRGMRPGELLAGSLASCTVITLRMYADRKGWPVDSIVAHVSYTYDPVGKRSLFSMKLNLNGDLSQEQRVRLLELADRCPIHRALGDPIDFETTLVDDLSPNHPPSTSVELLTEEPNS
- a CDS encoding (4Fe-4S)-binding protein, which produces MSESPEITKTNSNGEITVVWKPAVCIHSKLCWTQLAEVFNPRARPWVNIEGAGTQRIIEQVDRCPSKALSYFRNEEAIEPEAILAESLVEPLPNGPLLVYGNLRVKDADGHETQKNKVTAFCRCGASSNKPYCDGTHLKVGFVG
- the pyrE gene encoding orotate phosphoribosyltransferase, with amino-acid sequence MNSLSIQQTVARHLLAVQAVRLQPNSPFTWSSGWKSPIYCDNRVTLAYPEVRTFIKNALADRIRQEFPTVDVIAGVATAGIPQGVLVADALNLPYCYVRPEPKAHGMGKQIEGRLEAGQRVVVIEDLISTGGSSLKVVDALRAAGADVLGMAAIFTYGFPLAAQNFANKNVPLVCLSDYTSLLSEAQALDYIPAEALASLTTWRENPAEWGKE